The window GAGCCTCGATTTCCGCATGGGGAAGGCCAGCGCCCTGGTGCCATCCCGTAGCGATAACGCGTCCGCCCGAGACAATAACGGCTCCGACGGCGGGATTCGGGTGCGTGCGTCCGAGGCCCTTTCGCGCTTCCGCCAAGGCAGCACGCATGAACTTGCGGTCATCTAGGTCTCGCTTTTGCGATGGCATTGAGGCACATTTTAAGAAACTCCGCCTGCGTGCAACTCAGCTTTCGGCTTAAAGAGCAGCTTTTTCACGAACTCGCCCAATTGGCACAGAGCGGGTTTTCCTTTCTCGGTGCGCTGGAGGTTATGGGACGGAATCCCGCCAGTCGTCTGAGTGCCGCGGCACGCTTGATTCATTCCAACTGGCGCTCCTCTGTCAGTGATGCCCTGGTTGCCTCAGGCTTCCCCGCTCGTGACGCGATAATCGTGGAGGTTGGGGAAAAGTCCGGCCGGCTCGAGGAGGTCTTTCGTGAGCTGAGCGTGCATTACGCAGAGCTCGATGCCGCCCGGAGGATGCTCGTGATGCGATCCGCTTATCCGCTGGTAGTGTTTCATGCTGGTGTGATTCTGCTTTCGATCCCTCTGGCGATTGTCTCGGGTGGCTGGTCGCATTACCTCGCAATGGTCGTTCCGACTTTGGGAGTATTCTACGTGATCATTGTCGGCCTGTGGCTGCTATGGAAATGGCTTCGCAAAAAGCTCGCGGGTGATACGCAGCTGGCCAAAGCGTTTCAATGCGTGCCATTCCTGGGGCGAGCTTTTTCCACGTGGTCTGCGTGGAGCTTCGCGTCAGTTGCCGCAATTTCCATTCGCGCGGGCGGGGGATTTCTTGAAGCATTCTTCTCTGCCGGGCAGGCCTGTGGAAACGCGCTCATGGCGACCGCTTCCCAGAATGTTGTCCATCGCGTCGCCACCGGTACAGCGAACCTGGGGGAGGCTTTTCGCACGGAACCAGGTATGCCGGAGGAACTTGTGCGCGCCGTTGAGACGGGAGAGGCCGCAGGAAAACTTGACGAGGAGCTTTCCCGCGCTTCATCCCGATTTCAGAAGGCCGCCCTCGATCAGCTCAATCTTATCTCCTCCTGGACTCCCAAGGTATTCTACGCCTTTGTGGTGGTTTTCGTGGGTTGGCAGATGATCCACATGGCTGGCGAACTTCGTGATTCGTTTAGCAACGTACTGGAAAACTGAGTCATTCCGTCGCTATTTCACGAGACAATTTTTTCCAGTGAGAGAGTCATCTTGACTCAATAAAGATCAGGAGCAATTTCTGTAAAAAACACATTTCCCGCTGATTATGTGTGTATTACGCAATTTGGTGCGACCTTGGCCTCGGGCGGCATGTTTTAGGCTCCTTGGAAGGGGTTAGGAGGAAATCACCAAATGAGCATCATTCGATATCGCAACCCCGAGTTGGCTACCTGGTCGCCGTATGACCGTCTCTCGTCCCTGCGGGATCTCCTGGATTCCGCGTTTCAACTGGCGAGCAATGCTCCGGGTAATCCCGAGAGCTGGGCTCCAGCGTTGGACATTTTTGAAGACGAGGAAAAGGTCACCGTTCGCGTCGAACTGGCGGGAGTGAAGAAGGAAGACTTCGACATTTCCCTGCAGGATGACGTGCTGACCATCTCAGGAGAACGCAAGGCAGAAACCGAACAACGCGGCAGCGAGAGCTTCCGTAGTGAGCGGTACTTCGGGTCCTTTACCCGCAGCGTCACGCTCCCGTCTCCGGTGAAAGCCGACGCCGTCACGGCGGCTTACCAGGACGGAGTCCTGACTGTCACTCTGCCGAAGGCGGAGGAAGCCAAGCCGAGGAAGATCCAAGTCAACCTAGAATAAACAATCAGGCGCCCGGCAAGAACCGGGCGCGACCAATCAATCCAAGGAGGAATTTATAATGAGCACACTGACCACATGCAGCCCCGCGTCATCGACGCAAGGCCGTCGCATCGAATACATCACGCCCCGCGCCAACCTGCACCATGACGGTGATGGATACACGCTGGAGCTCGAGATGCCCGGCGTTGCCAAGGATGGTGTGGAGATCACCGTGGAAGACGGCAAACTGACCCTGACAGGCCGCCGGGCCGAGGATCAATCCTTCGGCCGCCCAGTATACCGCGAGCGGTCACAGAACGAATACCGAAGGGTGTTCGATCTCGATCCCAGTATCGATACCGACAAGATCACGGCGTCGATGAGCCAGGGATTGCTGACCGTGCGCCTGCAAAAGTCGGAAGCGGTGAAGCCGCGCAAGATCACCGTCGCTTGACGGAGAGTTGAGTAACGAGCCAGTCGAGGGCGCGGGCGCTGAGTCCGCGCCCTTTGCTTTTCCACCTGCAGTAGATTTCCGTTGAGGCGCTGGCAAAGGTGTCTCATAGTCGCGTCTTGGATACGTCGCTGGTTATCGAGCAGGTTACATTTGGCGGAAAAGGCCTGGGCCGCCTGCCGAACGGAAAAGTGTGTTTTGTGCCCCGGGTAATTCCTGGGGAACGCGTCGAATGCCGGATCATCCGGGAAAAGTCGAAGCATGCTGAAGCTGATCTGGTGCGCGTGCTGGAGGCGTCCATGGATCGGGTGCGCCCTAAATGCCCTGTCTACGGAACCTGCGGGGGGTGTTCGTACCAGCATATCGGCTACGAACGCCAGCTCGCGATCAAGACGCAGCAGGTCGAGGATGCGCTCCGCCGCCTGGGAGGTATTCCCACGCCAGTCGTCCACCCCGCTATCCCGTCCCCTCAGCAATACGGATATCGCAACCGCATCAGCGTGCATGTGAGGGCAGGGAAGGTCGGTTTCTTCGGAGCAAAGAGTCACCGGGTCGTCGATGTGGCGGAATGTCCGATTGCCTCGGAGTTGGTCAATTCCGAGCTCAAGGCCCTGCGGGAATCCCAACCGCGAGACGGCGAGTATTCCCTGCGTGAACCGAGCGATTACCGAGGTTTCCGCCAAGTGAACTCAGCGGCAGGTGCGCTTCTCCAAGAGGCGGTGAGTTCACTCTCAGCGCCGGGTGGCGAGTTACTGGTCGATGCCTACTGCGGTGCAGGATTCTTTGCGCACCATCTGCGCGAACAGTATGCCCAGGTGGTCGGCATCGAGTGGAGTGAGGATGCTGTGCGAGCCGCTCGCGATCGTCGCGGAGCCAATGAGATTTACCTGCTGGGTGACGTTGCCCAACACCTCGCTGCGGCATTGGGGTCCGGACCCGCCGAGAAAACCACGGTCCTCATCGACCCACCGTCGGAAGGCATCGATAGTGAAGTGATCGGGCATCTTCTCTCCCGTGAACCGGAACGAATCATCTACGTTTCCTGTAATCCGGCTACACTGGCGCGCGACATCAAGATGCTCGCTACCAAGTACGCCTTTCGGGAAGCCAAGCCAGTTGACATGTTCCCGCAAACCGCAGAAATCGAAGTCGCTGCTCTCCTCCATCGTCTATGATGCACTATCGCCGCTTTGGCCGTACGGAACTCCAGATGCCTGTATTCTCCTGCGGAGGAATGCGATATCAGCAGGATTGGAAGGATACGGAGTTTGACAACATCCTGTCAGAGAACCAAAAACGCCTCGTCGGTTGTATTGAGCGCTCGCTGGCAGTGGGCGTCAACCATATCGAGACGGCGAGGGGATATGGCAGCTCCGAGGTTCAGCTTGGTCAGATCCTGCCACAGTATGATCGGGAGAAGCTGATCGTTCAGACCAAGGTCGCCCCCGCAGAAGCGGCGGATTTTCTCAAGACATTTGAGACCAGTATGGACCGGCTGAAGCTGGATCATATTGATCTGCTGTCGTTTCATGGAATCAACAATCGCAACCTTCTCGACTTGACCCTGCGCAAGGGAGGCGCGCTTGAAGTTGGACGCCAGTTACAAAAGGAAGGCCGCGTGCGCTTTCTCGGGTTCTCCACACATGGAGCATGCGATGTCATTACCGAAGCGATCGAGACCGGGGAATTCGACTACGTCAACCTGCACTGGTACTGGATTAACCAGGTGAACTGGCCCGCCATCGAAGCGGCAACCCGGCACGACATGGGGGTTTTTATCATCAGCCCGAATGACAAGGGCGGGAAGCTCTACGAGCCCTCGGAGAAGCTGCGCGAACTGTGTGAGCCATATTCGCCAATGATCTTTAATGATCTCTTTTGCCTGCTCCGTCCGCAGGTGCATACCCTCAGCCTGGGGGTGGCGAAGCCCGAGGACTTTGACGAGCATCTCAAGGCCCTCGAGCTTTGGCACGATGCGGAAAAGATCGTGGCCGAGGTCGGCGACCGTCTGGAGAATGAGCTTCGTCGGCAGCTTGGCTTTGATTGGTTCGCCCGTTGGCAGGAGGGACTTCCTGCCTGGGAGGATGTACCGGGAGAAGTCAACGTCTGGGAAATTCTCCGGCTGTGGAATTATGCCAAGGCTCTCGACATGGTCGAGTTTGGCAAAATGCGCTACAACCTTCTCGGAAATGCCGACCACTGGTTTCCCGGGAAAAACGCAGCCGAGCTGGACGTAGCGGCGATTTCGCGTTCGGTGAAAGATAGCCCGTTTGCCGAACGTATTCCTGGCGTGCTTGCCGAAGCACACGAACTCCTGTGGGACAAGCCCGTGGAGCGTCTGAGCAAGAGCGACTAGTCGCGAATTACTCCAGATCCTGCGAAGTGACAGTCGTCTGCGCGCGGGAGCCGAGTTCCTTGGCGTGAGCGATCACTTCCTCGGTGTCCTCATTGAAGCGATACCCGTGGCAGTTGGGGCAGGAGGACACGCGCATCGTCACGATCGAGTCGCAACCC of the Terrimicrobium sacchariphilum genome contains:
- a CDS encoding type II secretion system F family protein, translating into MQLSFRLKEQLFHELAQLAQSGFSFLGALEVMGRNPASRLSAAARLIHSNWRSSVSDALVASGFPARDAIIVEVGEKSGRLEEVFRELSVHYAELDAARRMLVMRSAYPLVVFHAGVILLSIPLAIVSGGWSHYLAMVVPTLGVFYVIIVGLWLLWKWLRKKLAGDTQLAKAFQCVPFLGRAFSTWSAWSFASVAAISIRAGGGFLEAFFSAGQACGNALMATASQNVVHRVATGTANLGEAFRTEPGMPEELVRAVETGEAAGKLDEELSRASSRFQKAALDQLNLISSWTPKVFYAFVVVFVGWQMIHMAGELRDSFSNVLEN
- a CDS encoding Hsp20/alpha crystallin family protein, which codes for MSIIRYRNPELATWSPYDRLSSLRDLLDSAFQLASNAPGNPESWAPALDIFEDEEKVTVRVELAGVKKEDFDISLQDDVLTISGERKAETEQRGSESFRSERYFGSFTRSVTLPSPVKADAVTAAYQDGVLTVTLPKAEEAKPRKIQVNLE
- a CDS encoding Hsp20/alpha crystallin family protein, translating into MSTLTTCSPASSTQGRRIEYITPRANLHHDGDGYTLELEMPGVAKDGVEITVEDGKLTLTGRRAEDQSFGRPVYRERSQNEYRRVFDLDPSIDTDKITASMSQGLLTVRLQKSEAVKPRKITVA
- a CDS encoding class I SAM-dependent RNA methyltransferase is translated as MSHSRVLDTSLVIEQVTFGGKGLGRLPNGKVCFVPRVIPGERVECRIIREKSKHAEADLVRVLEASMDRVRPKCPVYGTCGGCSYQHIGYERQLAIKTQQVEDALRRLGGIPTPVVHPAIPSPQQYGYRNRISVHVRAGKVGFFGAKSHRVVDVAECPIASELVNSELKALRESQPRDGEYSLREPSDYRGFRQVNSAAGALLQEAVSSLSAPGGELLVDAYCGAGFFAHHLREQYAQVVGIEWSEDAVRAARDRRGANEIYLLGDVAQHLAAALGSGPAEKTTVLIDPPSEGIDSEVIGHLLSREPERIIYVSCNPATLARDIKMLATKYAFREAKPVDMFPQTAEIEVAALLHRL
- a CDS encoding aldo/keto reductase, which produces MHYRRFGRTELQMPVFSCGGMRYQQDWKDTEFDNILSENQKRLVGCIERSLAVGVNHIETARGYGSSEVQLGQILPQYDREKLIVQTKVAPAEAADFLKTFETSMDRLKLDHIDLLSFHGINNRNLLDLTLRKGGALEVGRQLQKEGRVRFLGFSTHGACDVITEAIETGEFDYVNLHWYWINQVNWPAIEAATRHDMGVFIISPNDKGGKLYEPSEKLRELCEPYSPMIFNDLFCLLRPQVHTLSLGVAKPEDFDEHLKALELWHDAEKIVAEVGDRLENELRRQLGFDWFARWQEGLPAWEDVPGEVNVWEILRLWNYAKALDMVEFGKMRYNLLGNADHWFPGKNAAELDVAAISRSVKDSPFAERIPGVLAEAHELLWDKPVERLSKSD